The Triticum dicoccoides isolate Atlit2015 ecotype Zavitan chromosome 6A, WEW_v2.0, whole genome shotgun sequence genome has a window encoding:
- the LOC119316166 gene encoding uncharacterized protein LOC119316166 — protein sequence MTSDGARLSGRLNSCSGRHIAQLVAPTGKARLSSRSRRLASADVGQQTATAVTVAAAADAARPKPRDAGRGRHLRRCRGRAGKSGAAGANAAAGEGSKESPGPDLPPRWGRSTCRRSPASTPATPPPRRLRCRLREIRLQGAPAAAPPAVSGSSSPPAEGEEKENEGAPQMPRRRGQMPLIMKLQKKQPRRMKIAELKQMCDKPDAVEVGW from the exons ATGACGTCAGATGGCGCGCGGTTATCGGGCCGGCTCAACTCGTGCAGCGGGCGGCACATAGCTCAACTCGTCGCGCCCACTGGCAAAGCCCGTCTCTCCTCTCGCTCTCGTCGCCTTGCTTCTGCCGACGTCGGACAGCAAACAGCCACCGCCGTCACCGTCGCCGCGGCGGCTGATGCCGCGCGCCCCAAGCCGAGGGACGCCGGGCGAGGCCGCcacctccgccgctgccgcggaaGGGCCGGGAAGAGCGGGGCCGCGGGTGCCAATGCCGCGGCGGGCGAGGGCTCCAAGGAGAGCCCCGGCCCCGACCTGCCCCCCAG ATGGGGGCGGAGTACGTGCCGGAGAAGCCCGGCCTCGACGCCGGCGACCCCCCCTCCTCGGCGCCTCCGCTGCCGTCTTCGAGAAATTCGGCTTCAAGGAGCCCCCGCCGCCGCACCTCCCGCGGTTTCCGGGTCCTCCTCTCCTCCCGCCGAG GGCGAGGAGAAGGAGAATGAAGGCGCACCCCAAATGCCACGAAGAAGGGGTCAGATGCCGCTGAtaatgaagctgcagaagaagcagCCGCGGAGGATGAAGATTGCAGAGCTGAAGCAGATGTGCGACAAGCCTGATGCTGTTGAG GTCGGATGGTAA